From the genome of Candidatus Electrothrix communis, one region includes:
- a CDS encoding GyrI-like domain-containing protein, translating into MQKRDYKKELKHLYRPSAKKVVLVDVPKMNFLMIDGQGDPNSSQTFQDAVAALYPLAYTLKFMVKKGEIGFDYGVLPLEGLWWSDDMTSFSVEKKEDWQWTLMIMQPEYITEEMVGLAKEEVDRKKNPPALPLVRFASFREGRAAQTLHVGPFTEEGPTVAKVHHFIEETGEQRTGRHHEIYLSDIRRAAPANWKTVIRQPCCQAA; encoded by the coding sequence ATGCAGAAAAGAGACTACAAAAAAGAACTGAAGCATCTGTACAGACCATCAGCAAAGAAGGTTGTTCTGGTTGATGTCCCGAAAATGAACTTTCTGATGATCGACGGACAGGGTGATCCCAACAGCTCACAAACCTTTCAGGATGCCGTCGCCGCCTTATATCCGCTTGCCTATACCTTAAAATTCATGGTCAAAAAAGGCGAGATAGGCTTTGATTACGGCGTACTGCCTCTGGAGGGGCTGTGGTGGTCGGATGACATGACCTCGTTCAGCGTGGAAAAGAAAGAAGACTGGCAATGGACGCTCATGATCATGCAGCCGGAGTATATTACCGAGGAAATGGTGGGCCTAGCCAAGGAAGAGGTGGACCGCAAAAAGAATCCCCCAGCCCTACCCCTGGTACGATTCGCCTCTTTCCGGGAAGGAAGAGCCGCCCAAACCCTGCATGTCGGCCCGTTTACAGAAGAAGGCCCCACCGTGGCAAAGGTTCACCACTTTATCGAGGAAACGGGTGAGCAACGAACCGGCAGGCATCATGAAATTTATCTCAGCGATATCCGTAGAGCCGCGCCTGCAAATTGGAAAACCGTTATCAGACAGCCATGCTGTCAAGCGGCATGA
- a CDS encoding porin family protein, with protein sequence MKRRIIYTGILALLVGMASQAQAQAPVSRLGIHGAYSTGGNVEEPEIGFGGQLEFPINPILSVELSVTKFSDEIESVNATIDQDLTSIGLSAIFRGPLGPQLDGYMLFGANYNTIDTDISFNNPAGSSAMNSNMELDDEVGFHIGAGLNFVISYNMELFTEYRYTFLETDNETALPGSEEEYQYDFGLVKMGLNFLF encoded by the coding sequence ATGAAACGACGGATTATATACACCGGGATACTCGCCCTGCTTGTGGGTATGGCAAGTCAGGCCCAGGCCCAGGCCCCGGTTTCTCGGCTCGGTATCCACGGAGCCTATTCAACCGGCGGTAATGTTGAAGAACCTGAAATAGGATTCGGCGGGCAGCTGGAGTTCCCTATCAACCCGATACTTTCCGTTGAACTCTCTGTGACAAAATTCAGTGATGAAATAGAAAGCGTTAACGCCACTATTGACCAGGACCTGACCTCAATCGGCCTTTCTGCTATCTTCAGAGGACCGTTAGGACCACAACTGGATGGCTACATGCTTTTCGGAGCAAACTACAACACCATTGATACGGATATCAGTTTCAACAATCCAGCCGGTTCCAGTGCGATGAATTCTAATATGGAGCTGGACGACGAGGTTGGGTTCCACATCGGCGCTGGCTTAAACTTTGTGATTTCCTACAACATGGAGCTCTTTACTGAATATCGCTATACCTTCTTGGAAACAGACAACGAAACAGCACTGCCCGGTTCAGAAGAAGAATACCAATACGACTTCGGACTGGTTAAAATGGGTCTGAATTTTCTTTTTTAA
- the yedE gene encoding YedE family putative selenium transporter → MSRLKLPDISIVTGVVLGAGAVLLTLVGNPVNSGICISCFLENLAGALQLQGDLRMSYIRPELVGFLLGAFFMAKQSRRFRVTGGSSPLIRFLLGFFMIVGCGVFIGCPIKMILRLGAGDLTAVAALLGMLFGIWLGGKYIRAGSVLDRAQNLPTINGYILPGIGFLLLIFLFLKPAFIRQGFSGPAAQHAPLWISLAVGLLIGGLAQRSGLCITGGIRNFFLFREKTLFSGVVAIFVSALMVSLVSGQFNLGMEAQPGAHHSHLWSFLAMVLVGLAAVIVDGCPFRQVIKAGEGDVDAGITTFGMVTGAAMVITWQLRSTSAGPVFNGKIATMLGLIFCLIIILSYRKARVKR, encoded by the coding sequence GTGAGTCGCTTAAAATTACCAGATATTTCAATTGTAACAGGTGTAGTGCTCGGAGCCGGGGCTGTGTTGCTGACCCTTGTCGGCAATCCTGTGAACTCTGGCATCTGTATTTCATGTTTTTTGGAAAACCTTGCTGGAGCACTCCAGCTTCAGGGTGATCTCCGTATGAGCTATATCCGTCCGGAGTTGGTTGGTTTTCTCCTGGGCGCTTTTTTTATGGCTAAGCAGAGTCGCCGTTTTCGGGTGACCGGGGGTTCGTCTCCGCTCATTCGCTTTCTGCTCGGATTTTTCATGATTGTGGGCTGCGGGGTTTTTATTGGCTGCCCGATCAAGATGATCCTGCGCCTGGGAGCCGGAGACCTGACCGCTGTTGCGGCCCTGCTCGGCATGCTCTTCGGGATTTGGCTGGGTGGAAAATATATCAGGGCAGGATCTGTGCTGGATCGTGCTCAGAATCTGCCGACCATTAACGGATATATTCTGCCCGGTATTGGTTTCCTCTTGCTGATCTTTCTTTTTCTGAAGCCCGCATTTATTCGCCAAGGCTTTTCAGGTCCAGCTGCCCAGCATGCGCCCTTATGGATTTCTTTGGCTGTTGGCCTGCTGATCGGTGGACTTGCCCAGCGTTCCGGGCTTTGCATCACCGGTGGAATCCGTAACTTTTTCCTGTTTCGGGAAAAGACGCTGTTCAGCGGCGTGGTTGCCATCTTTGTCTCTGCCTTGATGGTGTCCTTGGTCAGCGGTCAGTTCAATCTAGGTATGGAGGCCCAGCCCGGTGCCCATCATAGTCATCTCTGGAGTTTTCTGGCTATGGTTCTGGTTGGGCTTGCAGCGGTTATTGTTGATGGCTGCCCGTTCAGGCAGGTTATTAAAGCGGGGGAGGGGGATGTTGATGCCGGAATCACCACCTTTGGTATGGTAACCGGGGCGGCTATGGTTATCACCTGGCAGCTGCGCAGCACCTCCGCCGGACCGGTGTTTAACGGTAAAATTGCCACCATGCTCGGCCTTATTTTCTGCCTGATAATTATTCTCAGCTACCGCAAGGCCCGTGTGAAACGATAA
- a CDS encoding tetratricopeptide repeat protein: MNIRDKLFGSFLDSFTTVSLTLLIVITTVMLIQQGIAAHQDEGTVVSRKEQAEEMYRQRLERDEKIYQEVDDLFVHKQYAAALDALQKVQEEHPDNTRSLIYQARLQYNTGKMVDAISSYRQAVESEPDFIDKKTPLFVGKIIMDDLTASKEKLVREKRLRPKDKEIKKALDELLYLQRRVAGGCE; the protein is encoded by the coding sequence ATGAATATAAGAGATAAACTCTTCGGCAGCTTTTTGGACAGCTTCACCACGGTCAGCCTGACCCTGCTGATTGTCATCACTACGGTGATGTTGATCCAGCAAGGAATAGCTGCGCACCAAGATGAGGGGACAGTCGTCAGCAGGAAAGAGCAGGCCGAAGAAATGTACCGGCAGAGATTAGAGCGGGATGAAAAGATCTACCAGGAAGTGGATGATTTATTCGTTCATAAACAATATGCTGCTGCCCTGGATGCCCTGCAAAAGGTACAGGAGGAGCATCCTGATAATACGCGCTCGTTGATCTATCAGGCACGGTTGCAGTATAATACTGGCAAAATGGTGGACGCCATTTCCAGCTATCGCCAGGCCGTGGAGAGCGAACCTGATTTTATTGATAAGAAGACCCCTCTTTTTGTCGGAAAAATAATAATGGATGACCTGACAGCATCAAAAGAAAAGCTTGTTCGGGAAAAGAGATTACGGCCAAAGGATAAAGAGATAAAAAAGGCTCTTGATGAGCTTCTCTATTTACAACGAAGAGTAGCAGGTGGGTGTGAATAA